A region of Halarcobacter mediterraneus DNA encodes the following proteins:
- the uvrC gene encoding excinuclease ABC subunit UvrC, with amino-acid sequence MNLEEKLKQLPNEAGVYQYFDKDGHLLYIGKAKVLKNRVKSYFKFTPKLQPAEKLGPRIYKMITEVRALEWIVVPNEHEALILENSLIKQLKPKYNILLRDDKTYPYIMLDNSELFPRLEITRKIHKNKNIKYFGPYSTGARDMLDSIYEIVPLVQKKSCIKGKTACLFYQIKKCLAPCEGKVSTAQYAKLVDEACDYIYNKSKLISKLNNKMMQYSEEFRFEEAMKIRDRIKSIEKSQIKSGIDLASNEDLDLFAIKAATKKAVIVRMFIRDGKIASSSHDFIKLDFLEDNKEIDLNEAYQRAIINYYNNEIPLLPKEILVAQELEESEDIEEFLKQRFDRNIKIINPKKNKKKSLIDIALNNCSELLRIESTKNQTTIYEELKELFNLQTIPSIIESFDNSHMMGQATVGAMVVWNEQENSFDRKQFRHYNLESKDEYSQMREMLLRRVQSFEKVSPPDLWIIDGGETLLKLAYDIIQSTGANLDIIAIAKEKVDAKAHRAKGAAKDIIHYKDKTGVIRNLRLKTSDQRLQFVQRQRDEAHRFVITFHKKQKRKEDKQVSLLQIKGIGEAKVKKLLLYFGTFEKIKEASFKDLKEVLNEKDAILIIDYFKNQEG; translated from the coding sequence ATGAATTTAGAAGAAAAACTAAAGCAGCTTCCAAATGAAGCTGGTGTTTATCAATACTTTGATAAAGATGGACATTTACTTTATATAGGAAAAGCAAAAGTACTTAAAAATAGAGTTAAATCTTACTTTAAATTCACTCCAAAACTTCAACCAGCAGAAAAACTTGGTCCTCGTATTTATAAAATGATTACTGAAGTTAGAGCCTTAGAATGGATTGTAGTACCCAATGAACATGAAGCTCTTATTTTAGAAAACTCACTTATAAAACAATTAAAACCAAAATATAATATTTTGTTAAGAGATGATAAAACTTATCCATATATTATGCTTGACAATAGTGAATTATTTCCCAGACTTGAAATAACAAGAAAAATACATAAAAATAAAAATATCAAATATTTTGGTCCTTATTCAACAGGGGCTAGAGATATGCTTGATTCTATTTATGAAATAGTTCCTCTTGTTCAAAAAAAATCTTGTATAAAAGGGAAAACCGCCTGTTTATTTTATCAAATAAAAAAGTGTCTTGCTCCTTGTGAAGGTAAAGTTTCAACAGCACAATATGCAAAACTTGTAGATGAAGCATGTGACTATATTTATAATAAAAGCAAACTAATTTCAAAATTAAATAATAAAATGATGCAATACTCTGAAGAGTTCAGATTTGAAGAAGCTATGAAAATAAGAGATAGAATAAAATCAATTGAAAAATCACAAATCAAATCAGGAATTGATTTAGCATCAAACGAGGACTTAGACCTTTTTGCAATAAAAGCTGCTACAAAAAAAGCCGTTATTGTAAGAATGTTTATAAGAGATGGAAAAATTGCTTCTTCTTCCCATGATTTTATAAAACTAGATTTCCTTGAAGATAATAAAGAGATTGATTTAAATGAAGCTTATCAAAGAGCAATTATTAATTACTACAATAATGAAATTCCATTACTACCAAAAGAAATTTTAGTAGCACAAGAACTAGAAGAATCAGAAGATATTGAAGAATTTTTAAAACAAAGATTTGATAGAAATATAAAAATAATAAACCCTAAAAAAAATAAGAAAAAATCACTTATAGATATTGCTTTAAATAATTGTAGTGAACTATTGAGAATTGAATCTACAAAAAATCAAACTACAATTTATGAAGAATTAAAAGAGTTATTTAATTTGCAAACCATTCCATCTATAATTGAAAGTTTTGATAATTCCCATATGATGGGACAAGCAACTGTAGGAGCAATGGTTGTTTGGAATGAACAAGAAAACTCATTTGATAGAAAACAATTTAGACATTATAATCTAGAATCAAAAGATGAATATTCTCAAATGAGAGAAATGCTTTTAAGAAGAGTACAAAGTTTTGAAAAAGTTTCTCCACCTGATCTTTGGATTATTGATGGAGGAGAAACTTTATTAAAATTAGCATATGATATTATCCAATCTACTGGAGCAAACTTAGATATTATTGCCATTGCAAAAGAGAAAGTCGATGCAAAAGCACATAGAGCTAAAGGTGCAGCAAAAGATATCATTCATTATAAAGATAAAACTGGTGTTATAAGAAACTTAAGATTAAAAACTAGTGATCAAAGACTTCAATTTGTACAAAGACAAAGAGATGAAGCCCATAGATTTGTTATAACATTTCATAAAAAACAAAAAAGAAAAGAAGATAAACAAGTTTCACTTTTACAAATAAAAGGTATAGGTGAAGCAAAGGTAAAAAAACTTCTACTTTATTTTGGAACATTTGAAAAAATTAAAGAAGCATCCTTTAAAGATTTAAAAGAAGTTCTAAATGAAAAAGATGCTATTTTAATAATTGATTACTTTAAAAACCAAGAAGGTTAA
- a CDS encoding phosphotransferase codes for MQKTKHQGLCNDVYKITNLENTYILRIFKKKHHLKINRKQEFKIQYKAYKKGLTARPIFLDKKNKFMIYEYINGIHKKKLNKTQIKNIAKRLKKLHKIKIKKRSYSFENEFNTYKKVLKDKISQKIIKKSLKLLKKTKTTKKDFVLCHNDLNQENIIFSEKILFIDWEFSKINNRFFDLATLCLKFKLNKKEEKLLLKHYFSNVKKLYYKKLKNYKKLCKNYWKLWFKVSF; via the coding sequence ATGCAAAAAACTAAACATCAAGGTTTGTGTAATGATGTATATAAAATCACAAACCTTGAAAATACTTATATACTTCGTATTTTTAAGAAAAAACATCATTTAAAAATAAATAGAAAGCAAGAGTTTAAAATACAATATAAAGCTTATAAAAAAGGTTTAACTGCAAGACCTATATTTTTAGATAAAAAAAATAAATTTATGATTTATGAATATATAAATGGAATTCATAAAAAAAAGTTAAATAAAACTCAAATAAAAAATATTGCCAAAAGACTAAAAAAACTACATAAAATAAAAATAAAAAAACGCTCTTATTCTTTTGAAAATGAATTTAATACCTATAAAAAAGTATTAAAAGATAAAATATCACAAAAAATCATTAAAAAGTCATTGAAACTTTTGAAAAAAACAAAAACTACTAAAAAAGATTTTGTTTTATGTCATAACGACTTAAACCAAGAAAATATCATTTTTTCAGAAAAAATACTTTTTATAGACTGGGAGTTTTCAAAAATCAATAATAGATTTTTTGATTTAGCTACTTTATGTCTTAAATTTAAGTTAAATAAAAAAGAAGAAAAACTACTTCTAAAACACTATTTCTCAAATGTAAAAAAATTGTATTATAAGAAACTTAAAAATTATAAAAAATTGTGTAAAAATTACTGGAAACTTTGGTTTAAAGTGAGTTTTTAA
- a CDS encoding glutathione peroxidase — protein MTTLYDLSVKDIEGNAVSLSKYKGKVLLIVNVASKCGFTSQYEGLEKLYEKYKNKDFMILGFPSNQFANQEPGTNKEIAEFCRLTYGVDFDMFAKIDVNGENEDPLYTYLKKEASGILGTQSIKWNFTKFLINKKGEVIDRFGSTTKPEDIEDDILKLL, from the coding sequence ATGACTACTTTATATGATTTATCAGTTAAAGATATTGAAGGAAATGCAGTTTCTCTATCAAAGTACAAAGGTAAGGTTCTTTTAATTGTAAATGTTGCTAGTAAATGTGGTTTTACATCTCAATATGAAGGCTTAGAAAAATTATATGAAAAATATAAAAACAAAGACTTTATGATTTTAGGTTTTCCATCAAATCAGTTTGCAAACCAAGAACCAGGAACAAATAAAGAGATTGCTGAATTTTGCAGATTAACATATGGAGTTGATTTTGATATGTTTGCAAAAATTGATGTAAATGGAGAAAATGAAGATCCACTTTATACTTATTTAAAAAAAGAGGCGTCTGGAATATTAGGAACTCAAAGTATAAAATGGAATTTCACAAAATTTTTAATAAATAAAAAAGGTGAAGTTATTGATAGATTTGGTTCTACGACAAAACCAGAAGATATAGAAGATGATATATTAAAATTATTGTAA
- a CDS encoding SprT-like domain-containing protein, whose amino-acid sequence MFLNRLKIFFITTIIMGSILLIYSLYNSYKFKNSPLEKNIQERIQKKYLYLQSLAYTKFGITRKVPLIISDKLPAKFFGIATYSKKTGKIEIYLNKNRFKESLDYMIDDVLPHEYAHAIMFILGDFSDENAGHSKKWQDICIALEGKKCNRFVNNNDIIFDKTNLF is encoded by the coding sequence ATGTTTTTAAATAGATTAAAAATATTTTTCATAACAACCATAATAATGGGAAGTATTCTTTTAATTTACTCATTATATAATAGTTATAAATTTAAAAATTCTCCTTTAGAAAAAAATATTCAAGAAAGAATTCAAAAAAAATATTTATATTTACAAAGTTTAGCTTATACAAAATTTGGTATTACAAGAAAAGTACCTTTAATTATATCTGATAAATTACCTGCCAAATTTTTTGGCATTGCCACATACTCAAAAAAAACTGGGAAAATTGAAATATATTTAAATAAAAATAGGTTCAAAGAGAGTTTAGATTATATGATTGATGATGTTTTACCCCATGAGTATGCCCATGCTATAATGTTTATTTTAGGTGACTTTAGTGATGAAAATGCTGGTCACTCTAAAAAATGGCAAGATATTTGTATTGCATTAGAAGGTAAAAAGTGTAATAGATTTGTGAATAATAATGATATTATTTTTGATAAAACAAATCTTTTTTAA
- a CDS encoding J domain-containing protein yields MNLAQLISSLIKWAIFFGILYLIFTNFGTFLIILFVLISIAYFAFYQFKKKLREASQEGTHFKFTFNGQDFSQAGANNFNFNDFQEQFRNGNFQNPTSFSELEEAKDFFGFSQDPTKEEIKKRYKELARKYHPDINDHGDELMQKLNHYKDILLKAFS; encoded by the coding sequence GTGAATTTGGCACAACTTATAAGTAGTCTTATTAAATGGGCAATTTTCTTTGGAATATTGTATTTAATATTTACTAATTTTGGTACTTTTTTAATTATACTTTTTGTTTTAATTTCAATTGCATATTTTGCATTTTATCAATTTAAAAAAAAGCTAAGAGAAGCTTCACAAGAAGGAACTCATTTTAAATTTACTTTTAATGGGCAGGACTTTTCTCAAGCTGGAGCTAATAATTTTAATTTTAATGACTTTCAAGAACAATTTAGAAACGGAAACTTTCAAAATCCTACAAGCTTTTCTGAACTAGAAGAAGCAAAAGATTTTTTTGGATTTAGTCAAGACCCAACAAAAGAAGAAATAAAAAAACGATATAAAGAACTTGCAAGAAAATATCATCCAGATATAAATGATCATGGAGATGAATTAATGCAAAAACTAAATCACTATAAAGATATATTATTAAAAGCCTTTTCATAG
- a CDS encoding methyl-accepting chemotaxis protein yields MFSNVSTKVKLMVLPILFLIISIAAGSIYTYYNNHLKIKEHNTKTTDLMVQYVLKGRISVYQFLRSPSEELANTVRDDFQKLETEANKLLKTLDSKENINLAKEIEDLANEYIIDFDKFASQRVQDFNNGIIEESGNISELIKEMVDVGIKLEKDLVEINKNAIDQKNDALDEQTMVLIVIVVLSVILFLIISIFLSKNIISSLNDFKAGLMTFFRYLNNEIDHVEPLSDKSNDEFGQMAKLVNENIQMTKANIDQDRLVINESVKILKEYEQGDFESKINLNSSNEALNELTKMINHMSANLEKNIDSILNVLSEYSNSNYTNIVSTQGIKAHLKQLANGVNGLGSSISELLKKSLEIGLTLDNSSDTLIDNVDTLNNSANSAAASLEETAAALEEITSTIVSNGENITQMNQYTTDLNASAKQGQNLAQNTSSAMDDINEQVTSINEAITVIDQIAFQTNILSLNAAVEAATAGEAGKGFAVVAQEVRNLANRSAEAAKEIKDLVENATQKASEGKDISTKMIEGYNSLLDNIKNSTEKINEISNASKEQETGITQINDAINSLDKQTQENAAIANRTQDIALETDKIAKEIVADAQSKNFIGKNDVKITSNNTRSTNEIKAPKQSIPAKKETKSIKNDAPKKQEQKTNTTKTFQAQKDDDEWETF; encoded by the coding sequence TTGTTTTCAAATGTATCTACAAAAGTTAAATTAATGGTTTTACCCATTTTATTTTTAATAATTTCGATTGCTGCAGGTAGTATTTATACTTATTATAACAATCATTTAAAAATAAAAGAACATAATACAAAAACAACAGACCTAATGGTTCAATATGTTTTAAAAGGAAGAATTTCTGTTTATCAATTTTTAAGAAGCCCTTCTGAAGAACTAGCAAATACTGTTAGAGATGACTTTCAAAAATTAGAAACTGAAGCAAATAAACTATTAAAAACTTTAGATTCTAAAGAAAATATAAACTTAGCTAAAGAGATAGAAGATTTAGCTAATGAGTATATTATAGACTTTGATAAATTTGCTTCTCAACGAGTTCAAGATTTTAATAATGGAATAATTGAAGAATCAGGTAATATCTCTGAACTTATTAAAGAAATGGTAGATGTAGGTATAAAACTTGAAAAAGATTTAGTAGAAATAAATAAAAATGCAATTGATCAAAAAAATGATGCACTAGATGAACAAACAATGGTATTAATAGTTATTGTTGTATTATCAGTTATTCTTTTCTTAATCATTTCTATTTTCTTATCAAAAAATATTATTTCAAGTCTAAATGATTTTAAAGCTGGACTTATGACATTCTTTAGGTATTTAAATAATGAAATAGACCATGTAGAACCTTTATCAGACAAAAGTAATGATGAATTTGGACAAATGGCAAAACTTGTAAATGAAAATATTCAAATGACAAAAGCTAATATTGACCAAGATAGACTTGTAATAAATGAATCAGTTAAAATCCTAAAAGAATATGAGCAAGGGGATTTTGAATCTAAAATAAATTTAAATTCTTCAAATGAAGCTTTAAACGAACTAACTAAAATGATTAATCATATGAGTGCTAACTTAGAAAAAAATATTGATAGTATTTTAAATGTATTATCAGAATATTCAAATTCAAACTATACAAATATTGTCTCTACACAAGGTATTAAAGCCCACTTAAAACAACTTGCAAACGGAGTAAATGGTTTAGGTTCAAGTATTTCAGAGCTTCTTAAAAAATCATTAGAAATAGGATTAACTCTTGATAACTCATCTGATACTTTAATCGATAATGTAGACACATTAAATAACTCAGCAAACTCTGCTGCTGCAAGTTTAGAAGAAACTGCTGCTGCACTGGAAGAAATCACAAGTACAATAGTTAGTAATGGTGAAAATATCACTCAAATGAATCAATATACAACTGATTTAAATGCTTCTGCAAAACAAGGTCAAAACCTAGCTCAAAATACTTCTTCAGCAATGGATGATATTAATGAACAAGTAACATCAATTAATGAAGCAATAACAGTAATTGACCAAATAGCATTTCAAACAAATATTCTATCACTAAATGCAGCTGTTGAAGCAGCTACTGCTGGTGAAGCTGGAAAAGGTTTTGCTGTTGTTGCACAAGAAGTTAGAAACCTTGCAAATAGATCCGCTGAAGCTGCAAAGGAAATAAAAGATTTAGTTGAAAATGCTACTCAAAAAGCATCTGAAGGTAAAGATATTAGTACAAAAATGATTGAAGGATACAATTCATTATTAGATAATATCAAAAATTCAACAGAAAAAATTAATGAAATTTCTAATGCAAGTAAAGAACAAGAAACTGGAATTACTCAAATTAATGATGCTATTAACTCATTAGATAAACAAACACAAGAAAATGCTGCCATTGCAAATAGAACACAAGATATTGCACTTGAAACAGATAAAATAGCAAAAGAGATTGTTGCAGATGCTCAAAGTAAAAACTTTATAGGTAAAAATGATGTAAAGATTACTTCTAATAATACAAGATCAACAAATGAAATAAAAGCACCAAAACAAAGTATTCCTGCAAAAAAAGAGACTAAAAGCATTAAAAATGATGCACCTAAAAAACAAGAACAAAAAACTAATACAACAAAAACTTTTCAAGCACAAAAAGATGATGATGAATGGGAAACATTCTAA
- a CDS encoding ATP-binding protein: MNKKIIFKFAMIYSLLSFLLLFLFYSNYKKTTEEYLQKKTTKHYLNYKSIYNRYKQIANIVFETEINTNEILSLYKNAYTSNKTQKMLIRGKLYNLLKDKYKQLKVYNLKQLHFHLPNNESFLRMHRPNIFGDNLSNIRLTVSIANKTKKYTHGFEEGRIFNGFRFVYPLNYNNIHIGSVEISFSVLALIDSIKENYDTNSNFLIRKDIVDKKVFKEEKSNYLQSPNKDFYFEKSVYNKYKPLSVHKDSVDYTNKILEGNSFSTFIEELNLIKTVIPIKNPISNQVVAALCICEEDFFIKDAKRNFFIFSSFSIIALTLIFYLFFMQKIANEKLKKTNKNLDRRIQLELKRNRKKDASILNQSKMASLAELLNNLAHQWRQPLNIISTSSSGLSLHKEMNNLDDKTFEMLTSSINEQTQFLSKTLDEFREFLNDTEEEKKTVIVQDRVNNALKIIEKTFEYEKIDIIKKFHEEDLYININVGDLIQVLLNVLNNSKEALIKNNKTSKKEVKIRIKKIIENKVLITIEDNAGGVKEEYKDKIFDPYFTTKHESIGTGISLYLCYELITTQCNGKIYFKNKKEGAKFYIELPLKEQKL, from the coding sequence ATGAATAAGAAAATTATTTTTAAATTTGCCATGATTTATAGTCTCTTATCTTTCCTATTATTATTTTTATTTTATTCCAACTATAAAAAAACAACTGAAGAGTATTTACAGAAAAAAACTACAAAGCATTATTTAAACTATAAATCAATTTATAATAGATATAAACAAATTGCAAATATTGTCTTTGAAACAGAAATAAATACAAATGAGATATTAAGTCTTTACAAAAATGCATACACTTCAAATAAAACTCAAAAAATGTTAATTAGAGGGAAATTGTATAATCTTTTAAAGGATAAATACAAGCAACTTAAAGTATATAATCTTAAACAACTACACTTTCATTTACCAAATAATGAATCCTTTTTAAGAATGCATAGACCCAATATTTTTGGAGATAACTTAAGCAATATTAGACTAACTGTTTCTATTGCAAATAAAACAAAAAAGTATACCCATGGCTTTGAAGAAGGAAGAATTTTCAATGGATTTAGATTTGTTTATCCTTTAAACTATAATAATATTCATATAGGAAGTGTTGAAATATCTTTCTCTGTTCTTGCGTTAATTGATTCTATAAAAGAAAACTATGATACAAACTCTAATTTTCTTATAAGAAAAGATATTGTTGACAAAAAAGTTTTTAAAGAAGAAAAAAGTAATTATCTACAAAGTCCAAACAAAGACTTTTATTTTGAAAAATCTGTTTATAATAAATACAAACCTTTGAGTGTACATAAAGACTCAGTAGATTATACAAATAAAATTCTTGAAGGTAATTCTTTTTCTACTTTTATTGAAGAATTGAATTTAATAAAAACAGTTATTCCAATAAAAAACCCAATATCAAATCAAGTAGTTGCTGCTTTGTGCATTTGTGAAGAAGACTTTTTTATAAAAGATGCAAAAAGAAACTTTTTTATATTTTCTTCTTTTAGTATTATTGCATTGACATTAATTTTCTATTTATTTTTTATGCAAAAAATTGCAAATGAAAAACTAAAAAAAACCAATAAAAACTTAGATAGAAGAATACAATTAGAATTAAAAAGAAATAGAAAAAAAGATGCTTCTATTTTAAATCAATCAAAAATGGCTTCACTTGCAGAGTTATTAAATAATCTTGCACACCAATGGAGACAACCTTTAAATATAATCTCAACAAGTTCAAGTGGACTTAGTCTTCATAAAGAGATGAACAATCTAGATGATAAAACTTTTGAAATGTTAACATCTTCAATAAATGAACAAACACAATTTCTATCAAAAACTTTAGATGAATTTAGAGAATTTCTTAATGATACTGAAGAAGAAAAAAAGACTGTTATTGTTCAAGATAGAGTTAATAATGCTTTAAAAATAATTGAAAAAACTTTTGAATATGAAAAAATTGATATTATAAAAAAATTCCATGAAGAAGATTTATATATAAATATAAATGTTGGAGATTTAATACAAGTACTATTAAATGTTTTAAATAATTCTAAAGAAGCTTTAATAAAGAATAATAAAACAAGCAAAAAAGAAGTAAAAATAAGAATAAAAAAAATAATTGAAAATAAAGTCTTAATAACTATAGAAGATAATGCAGGAGGAGTAAAAGAAGAATATAAAGACAAAATCTTTGATCCTTATTTTACTACAAAACATGAATCAATAGGAACAGGTATTAGTCTTTATCTTTGTTATGAGTTAATAACCACTCAATGTAATGGAAAAATCTACTTTAAAAATAAAAAAGAAGGGGCAAAATTCTATATTGAATTACCCTTAAAAGAGCAAAAATTATAA
- a CDS encoding DnaJ domain-containing protein → MDYKEFEKAVDLFGIITRISKKDLKQKYLKLSKKYHPDMETGSDEKFQELQEAYELLNSYMDSFVFSFDEDEFKTQFPSFTNYKNWK, encoded by the coding sequence ATGGATTATAAAGAGTTTGAAAAAGCAGTTGATCTTTTTGGTATTATTACAAGAATCTCAAAAAAAGATTTAAAACAGAAATATTTAAAATTATCAAAGAAATATCACCCTGATATGGAAACTGGAAGTGATGAAAAATTTCAAGAACTGCAAGAAGCTTATGAATTGTTAAATTCATATATGGATTCTTTTGTGTTTTCTTTTGATGAAGATGAATTTAAAACACAATTTCCCTCTTTCACAAATTATAAAAACTGGAAATAA
- a CDS encoding ADP-ribosylglycohydrolase family protein — MLNNKKIKELILSTLVADSYSLGSHWVYDEKQLENLDINWEELNEPKALWHKGKKAGEFTHYGDQTLWLYQYIQETQHFSIDEYTKYWLDKMQCYDGYIDGATKNTLKNIEENISPSGSESTDLSIIGRIAPLLLVSENKQEFFENVENFVKITHNSNEAVTSSRFFAELLFEVSNTNDIKVSIEKLKEKFDSRIQNFIVEAIASKDDDTFDAIRKFGPACDINGGFQSVIHLLFKYDNLKDMLIYNAKAGGETSARAMLATLIFMAQENKHLSQIPNSWLNIKATII; from the coding sequence ATGTTAAATAACAAAAAAATAAAAGAGTTAATATTAAGTACTTTAGTAGCAGATTCATATTCTTTAGGTTCACATTGGGTATATGATGAAAAACAATTAGAAAATTTGGATATAAACTGGGAAGAATTAAACGAGCCTAAAGCCCTTTGGCATAAAGGTAAAAAAGCTGGTGAATTTACTCACTATGGAGATCAAACTTTATGGTTATATCAATATATTCAAGAAACGCAACACTTTAGCATAGATGAATATACAAAATATTGGCTTGATAAAATGCAGTGTTATGATGGTTATATTGATGGTGCAACAAAAAACACTTTGAAAAACATAGAAGAAAATATTAGTCCAAGTGGTTCTGAATCTACAGATTTATCAATTATAGGAAGAATTGCTCCTTTACTTTTAGTATCTGAAAATAAACAAGAATTTTTTGAAAATGTAGAAAACTTTGTAAAAATAACTCATAACTCAAATGAAGCTGTAACTTCTTCAAGATTTTTTGCTGAGCTTTTATTTGAAGTTTCAAATACAAATGATATAAAAGTTTCAATAGAAAAATTAAAAGAAAAGTTTGATAGTAGAATACAAAATTTTATTGTAGAAGCAATTGCTTCTAAAGATGATGATACCTTTGATGCAATAAGAAAATTTGGTCCAGCTTGTGATATAAATGGTGGATTTCAAAGTGTTATTCATCTTTTATTTAAATATGATAATCTAAAAGATATGCTTATTTACAATGCAAAAGCAGGTGGAGAAACAAGTGCAAGAGCTATGCTTGCAACTTTGATTTTTATGGCACAAGAAAATAAACATTTAAGTCAAATACCAAACTCTTGGTTAAATATAAAAGCAACGATAATATAA